In Vidua chalybeata isolate OUT-0048 chromosome 9, bVidCha1 merged haplotype, whole genome shotgun sequence, a genomic segment contains:
- the LOC128792137 gene encoding cytochrome P450 2J2: MLNFLWDSISLQTFLIFLFIFLLIADYMKNRNPRNFPPTPFRLPFLGHIYLLDFRDPAVTVQRLSKRYGDIFSIHMGSMKFVMVNGMRLVKEVLVNQGDKFMDRPDIPIDEEIFSKIGLISSIGHLWKAQRRFTLTTLRNFGLGKRSLEERIQEECRHLVDVFGDEQGNAFNPQLKVTNSIANVICSLIFGNRFEYHDEDFQRLLKPMYEITVLHGAVTSQLYNSFPSIMKYIPGAHHTIFKNWRLLKTFMQEQINKHKEDWNPSESRDYIDSYLLEISKDHDSDTFQEEHLIACSLDLMFAGTETTSSTLRWALLFMATHPEIQARVQAEIDAVIGQARPPALEDRNNLHYTNAVIHEVQRKGNVIPFNVPRMASEDAYVDGYYIPKGTAIMANLTSLLFDKNEWKTPDTFNPEHFLKDGKFWKKEHFLPFSLGKRACLGELLARSELFLFFTSLLQKFTFQAPPDTTLSLQPVIGITVAPQPYKICAVPR, from the exons ATGCTGAACTTCCTCTGGGACAGCATCTCCCTTCAGACATTCCTCATCTTTCTCTTCATCTTCCTGCTCATCGCAGACTACATGAAGAACAGAAATCCAAGGAATTTCCCTCCCACCCCCTTCCGCCTTCCCTTTCTGGGGCACATCTACCTCTTAGACTTCAGAGATCCTGCGGTCACAGTGCAGAGG CTAAGTAAAAGATATGGTGATATCTTCAGCATACACATGGGCAGCATGAAGTTTGTGATGGTAAATGGGATGCGGCTGGTGAAGGAAGTGCTCGTAAACCAAGGGGACAAGTTCATGGACCGCCCTGACATTCCCATCGACGAGGAGATCTTCAGCAAGATCG GACTGATCTCCTCCATCGGGCACCTCTGGAAGGCACAGAGGAGGTTCACCCTGACCACGCTCCGAAACTTCGGCCTGGGGAAGAGGAGCCTGGAGGAGCGCATCCAGGAGGAGTGCCGACACCTCGTGGATGTGTTTGGGGATGAACAGG ggaATGCTTTCAACCCTCAGTTGAAAGTCACTAATTCTATTGCAAATGTCATCTGCTCTCTCATCTTTGGCAATCGCTTTGAATACCATGATGAGGATTTCCAAAGACTGCTGAAGCCGATGTACGAAATTACTGTCCTCCATGGAGCCGTCACAAGCCAG CTGTACAACAGTTTCCCATCTATAATGAAGTACATACCTGGAGCCCACCAtaccatttttaaaaactggagGTTATTGAAAACATTTATGCAAGAGCAGATCAACAAACACAAGGAGGACTGGAACCCCTCAGAGAGCCGGGACTACATCGACAGCTACCTGCTGGAGATCTCCAAG GACCATGACAGTGACACCTTCCAGGAGGAACACCTCATAGCCTGTTCACTCGACCTGATGTTTGCTGGGACTGAGACCACATCCTCAACTCTCCGCTGGGCTTTGCTGTTTATGGCCACGCACCCAGAAATTCAAG CCCGGGTGCAAGCCGAGATCGACGCGGTCATCGGCCAGGCACggccaccagccctggaggaCAGGAACAACCTGCACTACACCAACGCTGTCATCCACGAAGTGCAGAGGAAAGGCAACGTTATCCCTTTCAATGTGCCAAGAATGGCATCGGAGGACGCCTATGTGGATGGCTACTACATCCCAAAG gGCACTGCTATAATGGCAAATTTAACCTCTCTGCTGTTTGACAAGAATGAGTGGAAAACCCCTGATACTTTTAACCCCGAGCATTTTCTGAAGGATGGGAAGTTCTGGAAAAAGGAGCATTTCCTACCATTTTCTTTGG GGAAGCGTGCCTGCCTGGGTGAGCTGCTGGCCCGTTCTGagctcttcctcttcttcacctccctgctccagaaaTTCACCTTCCAGGCACCCCCGGACACCACACTCAGCCTCCAGCCCGTGATAGGCATCACAGTGGCCCCACAGCCCTACAAGATCTGCGCAGTACCTCGGTAG